The genomic DNA AAATACATTTCGTACAACATAACCCTTAGCGTATGACTATGCATGCCTCCTTTTCTGCTGATCCCCGAAATAAAGTAAGCTGTATTATAATTCGTTTAATATACAATGAATATATGAAGATGGTCAAGAAAAAAAATTAAAATTTTTCCGCCTTCTCCGGTAACATGATCGGAATATCATCCTCGATGGGATATTTCAAACGTGACTCGTGACAGATAAGCACATTCTCTTTCTCGTCATAATCCAGTTTGCCTTTGCAAACCGGACAAACAAGGATATCGAGGAGTTCTTTGGAGATCATTCCCTGTTCCCTTTTTTCCCTGTGAAAGTTATCACTGTTAAGACGTTATCATGCAAAGACGGTTTCAGATATTTTATTAGGGCGTCAAAATATAGACAGGAGACAGAAGACAGAAAATAACAAAATACAGTTATGTCGTTTAGTAAGCTGAGGTGATCATCCTAAAGAGAAATCCCCCCTACCCCCCTTATTAAGACGAGGGCGACAAAAGGATAATATTGACATAAGTTATTATAAATAAATAAAATAAATGAATATTTAGCTTGACATGGCGGTTTAGATTTATTATACTTAAGGTATTGTTATGAAAGGAGATAAAGCC from Candidatus Latescibacter sp. includes the following:
- a CDS encoding Trm112 family protein — encoded protein: MISKELLDILVCPVCKGKLDYDEKENVLICHESRLKYPIEDDIPIMLPEKAEKF